The following DNA comes from Halorhabdus tiamatea SARL4B.
CGTCCATCGGCCAGGATCCTGTCGCCGGAACGCTATTGGTGGCCGCTGTCGTCGGTTGGTCGCTCGGTGTCGTCGTCTCGGCTGAACTATCGTCGTCTACCACCGTCGTCGACTCGACTTGTCTGTCAGATCCCACACACCCGGTCATCACCCCAGCCACTCCTGCAACCGTCGCTATCCACTGACGACGTGTTGATTTTCGGCCATTTTCCATAATCAACACGACTGGCATTCAGTTTATAATCCTTTTCGTTTGTCGTACGTTCCTGCGCGGACAGTCCGGATCGACGGTCTCGAACGTGAGGAGCCAGTTCAAAACGGTTTTGACTGCTCCACTTTGAGAGGAGGTATGCACGGAACCCGTTCGATTTTTCCGAGTGAGTCCATCTCACCGTCGTCCGGCGGGGGGGCCGAGTGATGGTCGACGTCGAGACGTTCATCCCTGAGGCGAAAGCCGAGATAGCCGAGGCGATCGGTGACGACAACGCCGTCATCGCCCTCTCGGGTGGCGTCGACTCCTCGACGGCCGCCGCGCTGGCCTACGACGCGATCGGCGACCAGCTCACGCCCGTCTACGTCGACACCGGATTGATGCGCAAAGGCGAGACTGAGCAGATCCGCGAGACCTTCGAGTACATGGACAGTCTCAGGATCGTCGACGCCAAAGAGCGGTTCCTCGACGAACTCGAAGGGATCACCGATCCCGAGGAGAAGCGCCACGCCATCGGCGAACAGTTCATCCGGGAGTTCGAGACGGTCGCCCGCGAGGTCGAGGCCGATTATCTCGTCCAGGGGACGATCTACCCCGACCGCATCGAGAGCGAGGGGACGATCAAGTCCCACCACAACGTCGGCGGCCTGCCCGACGTCGTCGACTTCGAGGGGATCGTCGAACCCATGCGGGACCTCTACAAGGACGAGGTCCGGGAGGTCGCTCGCGAACTCGACCTGGAAGAGATCATTTCTGAACGGATGCCCTTCCCCGGCCCCGGTCTCGCGGTCCGGAT
Coding sequences within:
- the guaA gene encoding glutamine-hydrolyzing GMP synthase, with translation MVDVETFIPEAKAEIAEAIGDDNAVIALSGGVDSSTAAALAYDAIGDQLTPVYVDTGLMRKGETEQIRETFEYMDSLRIVDAKERFLDELEGITDPEEKRHAIGEQFIREFETVAREVEADYLVQGTIYPDRIESEGTIKSHHNVGGLPDVVDFEGIVEPMRDLYKDEVREVARELDLEEIISERMPFPGPGLAVRIIGEVTAEKLDVAREANHVVEEELEEYEPWQALAAVIGKATGVKGDNRVHGWVVAVRSVESRDGMTARAQEIDWETLQRIQSRITGENETVSRVVYDVTHKPPATIEYE